The following are from one region of the Halogeometricum sp. S3BR5-2 genome:
- a CDS encoding DUF2070 family protein: MTATQSDLAGLSRYIFRAPSWYTSLAFALLIAAMAGVAAFDSGESMRTWRGLLFLGKDAWQGIFFIGIPTVIAAFGTSGVDRFVGGTLTPNRSSLLALVCEILIVTIVTAAAIVSVFTGLGQRFVFDALVVALASTFAFRLLVVMAVSRSSLLVAAVPASLQTAAAAVLLFIYSGTLTFLSVGGPIFDAYLLPYLSRADHAPAALSYIGPNHFLLLGLTCAVYAFGVYVFVAVVDRPWRRSLGVSMLDFLRGFIGHIAEGSRELEEFFEQLGEEAIVPVTVLSFRTGYGEKARFILPMIHPGPMGEIGGGNFPERVAARSEGLAFPPHATAGHDFNLVTEREVDTILEAADAAHDRIEYGSEATRSATVSSGEAKMLGQAFGDDAVLVSTYAPAFADDVEYAVGLSAAAEARTTGLDDVLLVDAHNSNDGLSGPDLGHVTPGSKRSFDMITAAGRAGEALSEAPRGALSMGVAWEETPWTPAEGIGPLGIRVAVTEVDGQATAYVLVDGNNMEPGLRDAIVSDLTEAGGESEKGDGGDSLVDVAEAMTTDTHIVNTVKADNQVGAGLDQTELRERIVALTREALSDVEPVEAGMAVERVEVTVFGNDRTETLASHANAVVAMGGAFAASMILAAMAVSVLIFLFA; encoded by the coding sequence ATGACTGCCACTCAAAGCGACTTGGCGGGGCTGTCGCGGTACATCTTCCGCGCGCCCAGTTGGTACACCAGCCTCGCGTTCGCCCTCCTCATCGCCGCCATGGCCGGCGTCGCCGCGTTCGACTCCGGCGAGTCGATGCGGACGTGGCGCGGCCTGCTCTTCCTCGGCAAGGACGCCTGGCAGGGCATCTTCTTCATCGGCATCCCCACCGTCATTGCGGCGTTCGGCACCTCCGGCGTCGACCGCTTCGTCGGCGGCACGCTCACTCCGAACCGGTCGTCGCTGCTCGCGTTGGTCTGTGAGATACTCATCGTCACCATCGTCACGGCGGCGGCCATCGTCTCGGTGTTCACGGGCCTCGGCCAGCGGTTCGTCTTCGACGCCCTCGTCGTCGCCCTCGCCTCCACGTTCGCCTTCCGCCTCCTCGTCGTCATGGCCGTCTCCCGGTCGTCGCTGCTCGTCGCGGCGGTGCCGGCGAGTCTCCAGACTGCGGCGGCGGCGGTGCTCCTGTTCATCTACAGCGGTACGCTCACCTTCCTCTCGGTGGGCGGACCCATCTTCGACGCATACCTGTTACCGTACCTCTCGCGGGCCGACCACGCGCCGGCGGCGCTGTCGTACATCGGGCCGAACCACTTCCTCCTCCTCGGCCTCACCTGCGCCGTCTACGCCTTCGGCGTCTACGTCTTCGTCGCCGTCGTCGACCGGCCGTGGCGCCGGAGCCTCGGCGTCTCGATGCTGGATTTCCTCCGCGGGTTCATCGGCCACATCGCCGAGGGCTCCCGCGAACTGGAGGAGTTCTTCGAGCAACTCGGCGAAGAGGCCATCGTCCCCGTCACCGTGCTCTCGTTCCGGACGGGCTACGGGGAGAAGGCGCGGTTCATCCTGCCGATGATCCACCCCGGCCCGATGGGCGAAATCGGCGGCGGCAACTTCCCCGAACGCGTCGCCGCCCGCTCCGAGGGGCTGGCGTTCCCGCCGCACGCCACCGCGGGCCACGACTTCAATCTCGTCACCGAACGCGAAGTGGACACCATCCTCGAAGCCGCCGACGCCGCCCACGACCGAATCGAGTACGGGTCGGAGGCGACGCGGAGCGCGACCGTCAGTTCCGGCGAGGCGAAGATGCTCGGGCAGGCGTTCGGCGACGACGCCGTGCTCGTCTCCACGTACGCGCCCGCGTTCGCCGACGACGTGGAGTACGCCGTCGGCCTCTCGGCGGCGGCGGAGGCGCGGACGACCGGACTGGACGACGTGCTCCTCGTGGACGCCCACAACAGCAACGACGGCCTCAGCGGCCCCGACTTGGGTCACGTCACGCCGGGGTCGAAGCGCTCGTTCGACATGATAACCGCCGCCGGCCGCGCGGGCGAAGCGCTGTCGGAGGCGCCGCGCGGCGCCCTCTCGATGGGCGTCGCGTGGGAGGAGACGCCGTGGACGCCCGCGGAGGGAATCGGCCCCCTCGGCATCCGCGTCGCCGTCACCGAGGTGGACGGGCAGGCGACGGCGTACGTGCTGGTCGACGGCAACAACATGGAGCCGGGTCTGCGAGACGCCATCGTCTCGGACCTCACCGAAGCGGGTGGCGAGAGTGAGAAGGGAGACGGGGGCGACTCGCTGGTCGACGTGGCGGAGGCGATGACGACGGACACCCACATCGTCAACACGGTGAAGGCGGACAATCAGGTCGGCGCGGGCCTCGACCAGACGGAACTCCGGGAGCGAATCGTCGCGCTCACCCGCGAGGCGCTCTCGGACGTCGAACCCGTCGAGGCGGGGATGGCCGTCGAACGCGTCGAGGTGACCGTCTTCGGCAACGACCGGACGGAGACGCTCGCCAGTCACGCCAACGCCGTCGTCGCCATGGGCGGCGCGTTCGCCGCCTCGATGATTCTCGCGGCGATGGCCGTCAGCGTGCTCATCTTCCTGTTCGCGTAG
- a CDS encoding GMP synthase subunit A produces MTRIVVIDNHGQFTHLEHRALRDLGVDTDLVDNDTPAEELDADGIVLSGGPDMDRIGNCPDYLDLDVPVLGICLGMQILAAELDGRVGGGDYGGYADVTVDILDEDDPLVGSLAPETRVWASHADEVKEVPTGFTHTASSDVCDIEAMSDADRDLYGVQWHPEVAHTEEGEAVFENFLTVCES; encoded by the coding sequence ATGACTCGCATCGTCGTCATCGACAACCACGGTCAGTTCACCCACCTCGAACACCGGGCGCTCCGCGACCTGGGGGTCGACACCGACCTCGTGGACAACGACACCCCGGCCGAGGAGTTGGACGCCGACGGCATCGTGCTCTCGGGCGGCCCGGACATGGACCGCATCGGCAACTGCCCAGACTACCTCGACCTCGACGTGCCGGTGCTCGGCATCTGTCTGGGGATGCAGATTCTCGCCGCCGAACTCGACGGCCGCGTCGGCGGCGGCGACTACGGCGGCTACGCCGACGTGACCGTCGACATCTTGGACGAGGACGACCCGCTCGTCGGGTCGCTCGCCCCCGAGACGCGCGTCTGGGCGAGTCACGCCGACGAAGTCAAGGAGGTGCCGACGGGGTTCACCCACACCGCCAGCTCCGACGTCTGCGACATCGAGGCGATGAGCGACGCCGACCGCGACCTCTACGGCGTCCAGTGGCATCCGGAGGTCGCACACACCGAAGAGGGCGAGGCCGTCTTCGAGAACTTCCTCACCGTCTGCGAGTCCTGA
- a CDS encoding methyltransferase domain-containing protein, with protein sequence MNSEDREQVYGREEYYWGTEPNQMAERTVAIASSVANEPTAIDIGAGEGRDSVLFAEHGWKVYAVDTSQNGLEKAERLAERRAVDIETIRGDANELTLPTSVDVVYSAGAVQYIRPENRARQFDHFKSQTNASGVHAIFAFVDHPEIPTPPDWTENEYFYEPGELADHYEDWETIRHDEIVFDDSSGSEPHQHAAEILFAQNTTR encoded by the coding sequence ATGAACTCCGAGGACCGAGAACAAGTCTATGGAAGAGAAGAGTATTACTGGGGAACAGAGCCGAACCAGATGGCCGAACGAACGGTAGCGATAGCGTCTAGCGTAGCGAACGAGCCCACGGCTATCGACATCGGGGCCGGCGAAGGAAGGGACTCCGTTCTCTTTGCCGAGCACGGATGGAAAGTGTACGCCGTCGATACGTCTCAGAACGGGTTGGAGAAAGCAGAACGACTCGCCGAGCGTCGAGCCGTCGATATCGAAACGATTCGGGGAGATGCGAACGAACTGACGCTCCCGACGAGCGTCGACGTTGTCTACTCGGCGGGGGCAGTCCAGTATATTCGTCCCGAGAACCGGGCCCGACAGTTCGACCACTTCAAGTCTCAGACGAACGCCAGCGGGGTCCACGCTATCTTCGCGTTCGTCGACCACCCCGAAATCCCGACGCCGCCGGACTGGACGGAAAACGAGTACTTCTACGAACCGGGCGAACTGGCGGACCACTACGAGGACTGGGAGACGATTCGGCACGATGAAATCGTGTTCGATGATAGCTCTGGGAGCGAACCGCACCAGCACGCGGCGGAAATTCTGTTTGCGCAGAACACGACAAGATGA